From Rutidosis leptorrhynchoides isolate AG116_Rl617_1_P2 unplaced genomic scaffold, CSIRO_AGI_Rlap_v1 contig111, whole genome shotgun sequence:
GAATTGCAGATTTGGGTTTGTTGTATTTTCAAAAAAGGTTTAATCTTTTTTGGTTTAATCGAGCAGCCAGTCAGTATGAGTAGTGAAGGAAAGACATGGGTGAGAATGGTGACTGCACAGACACCAACAAATATAGCTGTGATTAAGTATTGGGGAAAGAGAGATGAAACCCTAATTTTGCCAATCAATGATAGCATCAGTGTCACTTTGGATCCCAATCACCTATGCACTACTACCACTGTTGCTGTCAGTCCCAGCTTTGATTCTGATCGCATGTGGCTCAATGGAAAGGTAAAACCTTTCAATTTATCCTTTTCGAGCTCTCAAATTTACCTAATTGAGCTATTATTGAAGTCCATGCATCGTATATTAGGTGTATTGAATGTATTTCTAACTTGGAGAAGCTTTTTAGTctctttgaaattttatgtgtaTCTTCTGGTTGTTAAATTTTGGATGCGTTTAATGTAGGAAATCTCTCTTTCTGGAGGACGATTTCAGAGTTGTTTGAGGGAAATCAGGAGTCGTGCATGTGATTTCGAGGACAAAGAAAAGGGTATAAAGATTACCAAAAAGGATTGGGAAAAATTGCATCTTCACATTGCTTCTTTCAATAACTTCCCTACTGCTGCTGGTTTAGCTTCCTCTGCTGCTGGTTTAGCTTGTCTTGGTAACTGCATATTAACACGTCGTTTTACATTTTATGTGCAGTTTTGAAATTTGCCCAAAAATTTCAATACCAGAAGAATATGTCTAATTCTCTTGTTCTGTGCAGTTTTCTCCCTTGCAAAGCTGATGAATGTAAAAGAAGACGAAAGCCAGCTTTCTGCTATTGCTAGGTTTGGCAAATTTTTCTGAAACATGCTCCATATTCGAAGTTGTTTTAGCTTAGATAGTTTGTCATTGCATAGTTGCTGCCGAATTTAACTGCTTCTGTCTTGTCATTGACTTTTCGCGATGTATATTTAAAATATTCAGAACCCTGTGCTACTACATGTGAAACTATACATGACCTTTGGATTAGACGTATCCATTTTATTAATTATTCAGAAAATTGTTTCTCTATAGGCAAGGATCAGGAAGTGCTTGTCGCAGTTTATTTGGTGGATTTGTCAAGTGGATAATGGGAAAAGTGAGTATTTTTTGGAGCTCATGTTCATATTTTCTTGATTGCGATATTTTAAACTAATGAGCGAGCAACTCATTCTGACCCTCAACTCCTGAATAAATCAAGGACAAAGATGGCAGTGACAGCCTTGCTGTTCAACTTGCGGATGAGAAGCATTGGGACGATCTGGTTATCATCATTGCTGTGGTATGTGGCTCTTTTGTGTTTATCTTTCGTGTTACCATGCATTTCCTGGTTCCAATTCGATGCTGTTGTGAAAATCTGTTTTCCAGTAGGTTTGTTTGAAGCACTTTTTTCCTCTGTATTACTTATTAGATCAACTTTTCTGATAGTATTACTTTGGGACTACCACTTTCTCTTGAATATAATTATCTGACAATGCTGAAATCATCTTAGTGGCCGACACATGCTGCATTGAATTGTTCACCAGTTCTTATTAAGCTGATCTTCCTACTGCTGAAGTTTAGAGGCCATTTTATTTGGAGGAAATTGCTTTCGCAGATATTTTATTAGTGACACTTGTTTCTGTGATATGTCTTCTTTTCTTATTTGTAATCATAAATTGTTGTTATCCAATTCCAGGTAAGTTCACGTCAGAAGGAAACGAGTAGCACTTCTGGGATGCGTGAAAGTGTTGAAACAAGTTTGCTGTTGAAATACCGAGCAGAGGTTTGTCTTGGGTCTTTTCTTTCTGTACCTTTGTATTTGTTTTTAATTATGTACTACGCATAAAGTTACCCGAATAATGAACCTTGGCTGTCTGTCTGAGCTAAGTTCTTTTCAAAACATCTTTAAATTGATAATGACCGTCTTTAAGTTCTGTTTGCATTGAAAAATCTATCCCTATTCTTGGAGACTGTATGCCAATTATGAGTCAAATTTAGTAATCTTGCCTTGCCTTGCCTTACCTTCATTTATTTGTTTATTTTGGATAGGAAGTTGTCCCAAAGCGCATAGTGAAAATGGAAGAAGCCATAAAAAACCGCGACTTTGCATCTTTTGCACAGTTGACTTGTGCTGACAGCAATCAGTTTCACGCTACTTGTTTGGATACTTCTCCTCCTATTTTCTACATGAATGATACGTCCCACAGGCAAGTTCTCTGTTTTTTCTCAATCTTTCTAGTTCAAACTCGATCAAATTTCTCGTCAAGGCTTATATTCTAACTCTATGCTTTAGTATTGATGTTACGTGCAATAATATCACAGGATAATCAGCCTTGTCGAGAAATGGAATCGCTCTGAAGGAACCCCTCAGGTTTGTCTTTCATAATCATCTCTCTGAGTTTATATTGGTTTTTTACTTATTTGGAACGAGTAACTAACTAATAGAAAATTGACAGGTGGCATATACGTTTGATGCTGGGCCAAATGCAGTTTTAATCGCACGTGACCGAAAAACTGCTACTCAACTACTTCAGAGGCTGCTTTTCTTCTTCCCTCCGAATTCCGACACTGATCTGAACAGGTACACATACAAGTTTGTCTTTCTATCTTAATAGTGTTTCATTTTCTTTCTGGTGGAAAAAAGTGAACAAAAAAATGGTCGAACTTTGTTTTGTTAAGCAATTATAATAACACTTGTCCTCTGCTCCATCATCAGTTATGTAATTGGCGATAAATCGATTCTAAAAGATGCTGGGATTGAGAGTATTAAGGACATGGAATCCTTACCACCTCCTCTGGAAATGAAGGACGCCAATAAATTCAGTGGAGGAGATGTTAACTATTTTATTTGCACAAAACCTGGTAAAGGTCCCGTTCTTCTTGCTGATCAAACTCAGGCTCTTCTCAAACTTCTTATTGTCACATATATATTGCACAAAAAATTCAGTTTTGAGATGTTAACTATTTTATTTGCACAAAACCTGGTAAAGGTCCCGTTCTTCTTGCTGATCAAACTTCTTCGTGAGTATTTGTGGCAAATGccaatagttgttataataataagtTCTCCCGTTCTATGTGTTTGATGCTTCTTCACACAACTATTGGTTTTGAGCTTATTTCTCGTTTAGAAAAGAAATACTGTTGTAGTATTTGTCTATTCATTTGTCTACTATATTGTCATTTCACTGCTTGCATTTGTGTTGCCTGAACTTGCTCAAAACTAGAGTTGAACAAATTCTGCTAAATAATTGTCTTCCGAATTGTTACTGAGATTTCATTTTCTATCTGGCTCGATTCCAGATTGGAAATCAAAAATAATAATTGGTTATTTCTGGTATAAATAAGAATTTATTGAAACTAGCAGTGTTGAAACAGAGAAACGTGTTAAAGAAAAAACAGGATTACAAAACAGAGGAGTCTATCTTGTTGCACAAGTTATGTAAATTGCTACATACACTACCTGCACAAGTAATTTCAGGATGCGATCTCTATTTCCTTGAGCAATGGGGAACAAGTTACCTGCACAAAGAAGCTCGTGGTAGTGAATTGATGGAAGTTTTCGAGCCAGTTATCGGCACCTGTGGCTCCAGGAAGCAGTTCCATATATATTGGCATCTTATTGTCACATCTCAAAACTGTTTCTCCGATCTTAAGAAGTGCGCACTAAATATTTTGACAGCACAATCCCACCATGGAAAATAAGTTTGCTCAAGCTATCGCCAACATAAAAACCGAAAAACAAGGGAAGCAACGAGCCGAACTAACCagaaacaggaaaaaaaaaaaaaagaaaaaaaagaggaTTACGTCCATGGGTACAACAAACAATCTTCGATCGGCATGTCCTAATATTTTACTACATGAGAAGATACCGTCTTAAGATCAAAGGAAAATCTCCACAAACACTTGAAAAATAAATCTCTGTTTGAATCTACTCTGTCTGGCAATGAATTGATGGTGGCGTTGCAGAAGGACGACTGCTCTGTTCttgacaagttttttttttttttttttttttttttgtcctgCAAAAAATATTGATTCTTGGTTCAGTTTTTCAACCTAAAACAAGTAGTAGTCTATGGGAAAGCACAAATTAGTTGTAGAGAAATTACTACTTCTTTAGTATGACATAAATACttattcatttattaattatagaaATTACTACTACTAGTTTGAAAACTACTACTAACCTGGAACTCCTGTGAGTTTCATGGAATACTGTGCCAATCTTCTCCGTCAATCTTAACTTTAGGGATGTCGGGAATCTCGCCCCCATCTTTCCAGAACAAAAGTTGGAAATTGAACCGGTTCAAGAGCTAATGATCACTGGGGCAAGGCCAAGGTTATACAAGAAAGTTACAATCTATTATGAACTCTACATTAAGAACTTTAACCTCTAGCTAGATTTGATCATCTCTCCTCTATTTATATATTATCTGTGCTTTTGTGTGCGCCATGAATTAAGAGCATTAAGCCAATTATGTTAC
This genomic window contains:
- the LOC139881077 gene encoding diphosphomevalonate decarboxylase MVD2, peroxisomal-like encodes the protein MSSEGKTWVRMVTAQTPTNIAVIKYWGKRDETLILPINDSISVTLDPNHLCTTTTVAVSPSFDSDRMWLNGKEISLSGGRFQSCLREIRSRACDFEDKEKGIKITKKDWEKLHLHIASFNNFPTAAGLASSAAGLACLVFSLAKLMNVKEDESQLSAIARQGSGSACRSLFGGFVKWIMGKDKDGSDSLAVQLADEKHWDDLVIIIAVVSSRQKETSSTSGMRESVETSLLLKYRAEEVVPKRIVKMEEAIKNRDFASFAQLTCADSNQFHATCLDTSPPIFYMNDTSHRIISLVEKWNRSEGTPQVAYTFDAGPNAVLIARDRKTATQLLQRLLFFFPPNSDTDLNSYVIGDKSILKDAGIESIKDMESLPPPLEMKDANKFSGGDVNYFICTKPGKGPVLLADQTQALLKLLIVTYILHKKFSFEMLTILFAQNLFFNLKQVVVYGKAQISCREITTSLV